The genomic stretch AGTGTTGAAACTGCATACTGCATATTTTGGGTGCTAAATTACGAACTTTGGTTTTTTACTTTGTGATTGCAATTTCTTAAACACTTGATTTGATTGATACTACTTTTATAATTCTTGTTCTGGCTCTTGCCCAAGTGGTTCCTAAACTAGAAAAAATAAACTATCTATTCTCTCTTGATTTCTTATGGTGCATTCTTCTCTACATATATTATGTAGCAAAGAATAAAAAGCTAACGACTTAAATCCCAATTCTACTAAACCCAAGCCTCTACTATATGACTTTAAGCAGTTCGCGTCGCTCCGTTTCACGAGAAAATGACTCATTCTTATTTGAAATccgaaaaacttactatttttagtaagtttagaTTGGACGTATCTCTCTGatcttagagttttagtatttGATGTCTTCTTAGCATTTGCTTCTTATCATTCTAGGAATCATCCTGCGTAATTAGATTATgagtttctatttttagtaagttttactattttggaaaaGTTTCAGTTTATTTGCATTAGGACTCTTAATTTGGGTTGCGTTTTATTATTTAAGcccttgtaatctcattttagagATAAGACTTTGATAAAATATTTCGAATTTTCCTAATTCTTGTGGATTTAAGAGCTATCACACCTTGTAGATTCAAGGTTCATATCACGTAAAGGAGTCTGTGTTCTTCCTCTTCCCTTTTCACGCTCTTTCCTGtgtcagttggtatcaaagcgagactTTTCCTCGGGATGATGGCATCTAACGAAGGtgcgggcaacaatcccatggacgaTGCTCCAGGGAATAATCCCATGACAACGACAACGTTCTAAGCTTTCCAGTGAGAGAATATGCAAGCCATGCCAGAGCTGCAGGCAGCAACTGGCCGTTTGATGGAAGTCTTAGGGCAGACCTGTGTTCGTGATGATGAGCGACCTCAACTTGTCGTTGGGGCTTGCAATTGTCATGTTCATGGTGCGATACGGATGGCGAGTCGCAAACCACCGCCTGAAGATCGTGGATCTAGCGATGAGGAGATTATGAGGAGATTGATGATATGATTCTCTAGCAAGAAGAACAAAGAGGCGTTAGGCGGGATCGAGATAGGGATTTCTGAATGAAGGTCAATCTCCCTAGGTTCAATGGCCAACTTCACATCGAGGACTTCCTCGTTTAGCTTTCTATGGTTGAGCGATCTTTGACTGTATGGAGATTCCTAATGAGaaaaaggtcaagcttgtggcctccAAGTTAAAGGGCGGAGCCTTGGCTTGGTAGGAGCAACTCCAACCCACTCGAACCAGGCAGATGAAAGCACCCATCCGCAtgtggcagcggatgaagcaattGATGCGGACATGATTCCTACCGAGCAACTATGATTGTGTATTGTTCTAGTAATACTAGAATTGTTGGCAGGGTAGCCGATTCGTGAGGGATTATATAGAGAAATTCCATTGCTTGTTCGCGAGAAACGATCTGGCTGAGATTGAGTCGCAACATGTTGCTAGATTCATCGATGGCTCATGTATGGCGATCTAGGATCCAATGCAGATTCAACCCATCTGGACGATTAATGAAGCAATCAAATCGGCCACCCCACCCGAGCAGAGATGCAAGTGGAGCATTCCAATACATGAAACTCTGTTTCAAACAGAGTAACTACTTCTGGATCATCGCAAGATACATCACAATCTCTAGAAAAGGAACCTATATGGGGGCGTCCTCGACCTCCTCCAACCGTGAATCGAGATTTGGGGAGAGGCCATGGTAGGCATCAGAAAGCAGTAACCgttgctgctggtccaagtaaaatCCCTAACCCTTACGGTCCGCCTCTATCGGAGAAGTATTATCGATGTAACCAACCTGGTCACTGATCTAACACGTGTCCTTAGAGACAAATGGCTAATCTAGCCATCAATGATGGGGGTGCAGAAGATGTAGAGGATGATCCATAAATCAGTGACGTTGAGCACGTCAAGGATGATGGAGAAGGAGACGAATTGACGCACGGGGATCACAACGAGTCTCTGATGTGAGGAAGCTATTGTACACGCCAAAGAAGGGAGTAGATCCATAATggcacaacatctttcgaatGAGGTGCATGATGAATAAAAAAGTATCTGATTGATCATAGATGGCAGGAGCAATGATAATATCGTGCTGAAGATTATGGTGGAGAAGCTGCAACTTAAGACAGAAAAACACCCATTTCcgtacacgattggatggatAAAGAAGGTTTGCgagacaaaggtaactgaacgatgCTATATTTCCTTCTCCATTGGAAAGTACTATAAGGACAAAGTAATCtatgatgtggtcgacatggaggTCTGTCGCATCTTACTTGGTAGACCATGGCCATAGAAGtcgagattatatatatatatatatatatatatatatatatatatatatatatatatatatatatatatatatataaaatgcaaaGAATGGTATAAAAATTATACTCGCCATTATGGAACCGGATAACCAACCCGacacttctaaagtggaggagcGGTCCCTCCTAAACATATGGGATTTCGTGAAAGAATCCGATAAGGCGGGAGAGGTATATGCACTGGTGGTAAAGGGGGAAGAAGTAGAGCCTCCGAATATTCCTGAGAAGTTAAGACCAACGTTACATGAATTCAAGGAAATTATGCCCGATGAACTCCCCGATGGGTTGCTCCCCATGCAGGATATTCAACATCATATTGGCTATCGTAGGAGCAAGTCCGcctaatcgccctcattatcggatgagtttgAAAGAGTATGAGATCTTGCAAGGACAAGTGAAtgaattgatctgtaagggtctagTGAGACACAAGATGGGCTCATGTGCTATTCTAGCCTTGCTGACACCCAAGAAGGATGGGAGCTGGCATATCCATATCGACAGTTGAGCCATAAACAAAATAACTatgaaatattgattttatatacCATGGCTGGACGACATATTAGACATGTTGAAAGGGGCAAATATATTTTCCAAATTGGATCTGAGGAGTGGTCACCATCAGATCTGTATTAAGCCGGGCGACGAGTGGAAAATAGTGTTTAAGAGTAAGGAGGGCCTATATGAGTGTCTGGTTATGCCATTTGGACTCTTGAATGCGCTTAACACGTTTATGAGGTTAATGAACCAGGTTCTGAAATCATTTATTGGGCGATTCGTAGtagtttatttcgatgatattttgatttaCAGATAGAGTGAGGTAGATCATGTGGAGCATCTTAGGCAGGTGCTTCAAATGCTTACAAAAAACAAACTGTACCTTAATCTCAAGAAGCGCAGTTTTTTAACAGATAGCCTTTTATTTTTGGACTTTGTGGTGAAGTCCATGGGAAATCATGTGGAGGAAGAGAAAGTGAAGACCATTAGAGAGTGGCCAGTCTCGAAAAATATTcatgaagtgcgaagttttcatggattgATGACTTTCTATTATTGGTTTGTGAGAAACTTTAGTACCATTGTGGCCCTTATTACTgattgcatgaaaagaggtcagtTTTAGTTGACTGAGGAGGCAGATAGAAGCTTTGTAGATTTTAAGAAATGATTGTCTACCACCTTGGTCTTTGTGCTCCCTAGCTTTGACAAACTATTCGAGGTCGAGTGTGATGCTTCTTATGTGGGTACTGGCGGCGTGCCATCTCAAGAGGGAATGTTAGTGGCATTTTATAGTGAGAAGCTAAGTGAAGCTCGTAAGAAGTGGTCGGTATACGAGTTAGTGTTATATGCGGTTGTCTAGTCCCTGTGCCATTGGAGACATTATCTGATCCAGAGGGAGTTTATCCTCTATACAGATCATCAGGCCCTCAAATatattaatagtcaagctaatgtCAAATCAATTGTGTGCATGCCAAATGGATTTCTTTCTTGTAGAAATTCACGTTCGTGTTGAAGCATAAAGCAGGGCAATAGAACAAGGTTGCTGATGCACTTAGTAGACGAGCGACCTTATTGGTTAGTGGTTATCAAGAGTAACGAGGTCATGGGGTTCGATTGCCTCAAAGAATTATATGTAGACGACAACGACTCTAAGGATGCGTGGGCTAGATGCCAGGCAGGTCAGTTGAGTGACCTGCATATCTGGGATGATTTTTCATTTTAGGGAAACCAATTATGTATTCTATAGAGTTCATCATGAGATCGCGCCATTTAGGAGTTACATGGCGGTGGCCTTGGCGGTCACTTAGGACAAGACAAGACGATAGCCATTTTGGAAGAACATTACTTCTGACCACAATTTAAAATGGATGTTGGAAAAACGGTGCAGAGGTGCCATACATGCCAAACATCTAAGGGGCTGTAACAGAACATAGGCCTTTATACCCTTTTACCTGTACTTGATGGCTCTTAGGAGGACTTGTCCATGGACTTCGTGCTAGGTCTTCCACGACCCAATGAGGTATAGATTCGATATTTGTGGTGGTTGATAGGTTCtccaaaatggcccatttcatcCCTTGAAAGAAGACTCGATGTGACCCACTTAGCCTATCTGTTCTTCAAAGAGGTCGTGTGACTACATGTTGTCCCCAAAATGATTACCTTTGATTGCGATACCAAGTTCCTTAGTCACTTCTGGAGGACTTTATGGTGATGATTTGACACCACATTGCAATTTAGTAGTGCTTACTACCCCCAGATGGATGGACAAACAGAAGTGGTGAATCGTATGCTTGAGAATCTCATACGTTGTATCTCTGGTGATAAGCTTAAACAGTGGGATCTTGCTCTGGCTTAGGCAGAGTTCGCCTTCAACAACATGTAGAATCGGTCCACTGGCAAGACCCCATTGAAGATTGTATATGGTCAAGTTCCTAAGCACACACTCAACTTGGTCATGTTGCCTAAGTTACTAGGAATGAGTGTTGCTATGGAAAATATGGCAGAACGGATCGCGACTATGCATGCCAAGTACAGAGAAGAGGTAGACAAACATCGGCGTCGGAAGGTGTTTGATGTGGGTGATAATGTATTTGTTCACCTACGTAATGAGCGATTTCCAATTGGGAAGTATAATAAGTTGAGAAATAAGAAGATAGGCCCAGTCCCGATACTCAAGAAAATCAATGGTGATGCTTTTGTTGTTGATCTTCCTGAGGACCTATAGTCTGGAGATCTCGCAAACATTCAATGTGGCAGATCTATACAAGTATCATGAGTCGAATTCGATGGATAACTTGGGGACAAGttcttttcaagtggaggggattgatgtaggCAGGCCGCAGACCTATTCATGGCACAGATGGACCGAAAGAAGCTCGAATAGAAGCAGACGTAGTTCGTCAAATCCAGGCCCAATCCTACGTGGGGCATGATGTAATTGGGCCCTAGATGTGTCCGGATCGAAGAAATTCAATCTAGATTGAGAAGAATAGTCATTCAAAGTGTGAGCCATAAAACGACCACAACTTTTGATCCAGGATGAGTTAACGGGACGCACGACTTATGAATTTCAACTGGAACAGGCCATCTGGGGCCAACCGACCCATGTAAGCGGGTCTTGTTGCTCCATTTCCATAGAAAACCACTCCTTCCTATTTGAAATCCATGTTTTCTGaaaaacttattatttttggtaagTTTTAAATGGGATGTATCTCTCTGATCTTAGAGTTTTAGTCTTTGATCTCTTCTTAGGATTTCCTTCTTATCATGccaggatttttaaaaaaaaaaaaaaaaaaaaaattagattaagactttctatttttaataagttttattaTTTTAGAAAGTTTTAGTTTATTTGCATTAAGACTCTTAATTAGGGTTGTGTTTCATTATTTAAGGCcttgtaatctcgttttagaGACAGActttaataaaatattttgaatttccttaattcttgtggattcaagagctATCACACCTTGTGGATTTAAGGTTCGTATCACGTAGAGGATATGGTGTTCTTCCTCTTCCCTTCCCACGCTCTTCCTTGCATCAAAATCCTTGTAGATCAAACCAAGATGACAACTTACCTAGCTTTAAACTAACCTTGTGGATTTAAGGTTCGTATCACGTAGAGGATACGGTGTTCTTCCTCTTCCCTTTCCACGCTCTTCCTTGCGTCAAAATCCCTGTAGATCAAACCAAGACGACAACTTACCTAGCTTTAAACTAACACTAGAAAAACTATACCTACTAAGAGGAAATGACCAGGTCCTACCACCATTTTAATAACCCACTTTAACTATAACTCAAGATATCACTTtgcgaaatcttttttttttattattttaaaggcAACAAACAGAAAATTCATTAAAAGGCCAAAAGGACACTTTGCGAAATCTTTATCACACTCAAACTACTCATATAACTAGAATCCTACCAGAAAATTACCTTACCTCTAGTTATTCTACCAGTCCATTtcctttgatgtatatgagagagtAAGAATAGTGTATAGAATGGAAACTGCCTTACGCAGGATATCTTTTCCACCATCTCCACCTCAAATCAATAGCATATATGTTTTAGGCCCTACCTGAAACATTAAACATGCTATTTTGAGTGGAAAAGCATCCTGGCTTCCCCACCTTTCTAGGTTTCCCATAGCTTCCTTCCAATTCCTTGATTTGTTTGTTACCTTCCATGACTTTTAAGTGGTTTTTAGCCCGTGCTTGGATTCCTGGGGATCTAATTTCATCGGTGAAAATTATGTTTCAGTAAGAAAGTGGGCGAATCATATGTTTTGGATGATATGTTCCAGTGTGGGTTTCAGTCATCAGCTAGTATCATTGGTTTACAAATGTATCATACCATTGTTCTACAGTTGTTCATTCTTTAGGGTTTCTTCTTTTGAATTTGGGTTCATGTATTAGATTTTAGAGCAGACTTGGTCAGGTACAAATTGTGGTTATTGTCTACCCATTTCCAGTGTTAAACAAGCGTGACACATACTTTATGGGTGTTCAGCTTGTATTCTTAACCATTTAGATCAAGACTCAGTTGAATAGGTACTGTTTGAGCAACATGTAGAATGAGAATGGGTATCAGTAAAGTCAAGAATTTTGGTTTACCAGGAATATAAACTCTAAAGATCTTTATTTTTGCTCAAAAGCACCAGTTTTGGTTTCAGTACCCAAAAAAGGCaacaaccaccccccccccccaaaaaaaaaaaaaaaaaaaagtttttcaaCCCCATGATCCATATTATTGGTCATTTGCAATCCAAATAGTTGTCTTTGCTGGTCCAAAAGTATGGTTCTATATGTGTAGCGTGGATCAACTCATAATATCGATCTATGCTCAGAACATAGAGGTTTATACCTTGATTTATGCAACAGCATGTGTGTCTATGACActatgcatgtgggacccataatAATATAtttgtcattttatatataaACTACAATATTAATTtgtaccagtgttttaaatagtgaatagcatgTAGTGTAAACCCCTCTAAAGCGCAAGGCGTAAGCTACATGGCATGTcgcataagctacatgctacttctagatttttaaccATGGTcatgcttggttgcaccaatttcatgatatttgtcaTCAAATTAGACTGGTTAATAgtgaaatttaataaaatttcatgatatttggtgcaactaaatgcaacctaaagtaataggaaaggcaATGATTAAGCATGAAGGTAAAGAaagcaatgaaactgatttaatatttttacttctattattttactaaaagctttgaaaatattaactaatttttattgaaaatggaaaaaatataacaaatcatcaaaaacattaattgatttgaatgatgtagtgaaaaataacttgtgtAGCGTACTCTATGTAGCGTttagcatatgcaaattatcatgtagtgtaggctacatgcgacttaagctattttcttgAGCTACGTAGTGTTAAGGCTAAGCTAAgctatgtagcgtaagctacatgctacacaGCATATCCATCTAAAACATTTATTTGTACATAAAACCATATGTAACTAGTGATGTATTAGAATAACCCATATGATCCTACCCCAATTGTACCACGCATCGGAAGAAGTAGAGCACCGCATACTTGTTCCTGTACCACATGCTGGAGCGACCCACGATCTAGGTATCCTCAAGCCTGCTTGCCTGCCATAGGTGAGAGAACTTGATTGGTTTCAAAGTAAAGAACATGGTAttcttatttttgtttatttgtcACAAATGAATGCAAACGACACCTTGGTTGCGTGAAATCATTGATGCTACGATCTTCAATGATTTCTAAAGGCGCAATAATGAAGTTTTTTCTTGTGCTGGGTAGAGGTGGTGTAGATTGAATGGTTAAGGCATTGTTTCAAACCCTGATGGCTGGAGAAGCTCTATCCACAAACTGCTCgtgtttgctgtggtgtggtctcTAAATGTTGGTTCTGGTTTATTGAATTTTTCATCAGCAAGCTCAACAGGCTATGGACTGCTGGAATTCTCGAAGTCATGGAGAGCAGGGGAGAGGTAGAAAGATTTGTGTTTGGAGCAAGCTGAAAGACAACCCGAGAACTTCCAAGGCATCCGCGCAGTTGCTAGGATTTGATTTGGCCTTGGCATCACTTGCCATTATGTGGATGTGTTCTTGATGTCCAGCCAATAGTTGTTGATCCCCATCATTGATTAGCTTGATTCCTTGCAAGGATAATAACACAGATATCTCTATTCTGAGCTCATTCCCATTTATCCATCCCTCCACACACAGGAGGTTTTGGACTGTTGATATTCTGAGTTTCTAGTTGCGAAAGTTCCATCTGGTTACAAGGATGCTTGGTCTGTTGAAAATTGTCATGCAAAACTAAGGCTGCGAGGGtttgagtcaacccaacccaAGCTCCGGACAGGTTGTCAGGGACCTCGGTTCAGGTTAGAGTTGGGAAACTCCAACctgatttgaaatttggttgggtTAAAGGTTGAGCAAATTCGGGTTAGGTTAGGTAAACTTGGGAACAATCACATGTATCTGGGTTGGTTTGGATTGAGTGTAGAGGATTTCGGGCTCGGTTAGGGTTGGGCATCTCAGGTTTGAAGTCTGGTTGGGTCAGTTTTGAGGGTTGGGTGTGGGTTGGCCCTCAACCTGAAACCCGCTTGAGTTGCTCCCCTTTGCCAAAGGCACACTGGTTGCATATTTATGTGGAGTCTATTAAAAAAATGACTTGGGCAttgggaaaagaaagaaaattcagttatgattttttggaattatttcaaaatatttaaTTGTTTTAATACTTTTGTTATTCTGTATTCGTCTTTGTATGGTTTTATAGATCTGTATTTAAATAGATGCATTAATATTATTGCAAAGGCATGTTAGCACGAGGAACTAAAGGGAACAAGCCACAACTGACCTAGTGGGAGGTTGTGTGGGATCCATGGTTTATGATGATGGGTCCCATTTTGATGGGGAACCATGTCAATAATCACCCAGATTGGAAAACCATAGCCGTTTCACCTTTCTATCTATTATTCTccattggatgtgggtcattgCTGTACTTCTCTTCACTGTTGATGTTGTAGGCCAATAAATAAAGGTAGGAGTCATCCAATCAGGGAGAATATTGGGTGGGTATCCCCTAATTTACAGTgtgataaatggtctggatcattaaaCCATGGCCCCCGTATGTACAGAATCCTGCACCTCAGCGGAGGCTCACCACCCCACATTTCTTCATATCGTCATGGGGTCCGATCCAAATCtaatttttcttctctctctctctctctcatccattaCTTTTGCAGAATGTTCTATGGACCTGGTGGCCCATATGCCTTGTTCACTGGGAAAGATGCCAGCCGAGCTCTAGCGAAGATGTCCTTTGAAGATAAGGATCTAACTGGGGACATCTCCGGCCTCGGCCCATTTGAGCTCGAAGCCTTGCAGGACTGGGAATACAAGTTCATGAGCAAGTACGTCAAGGTTGGGACCGTCAAGAAAACTGTTCCGGTCACTGACGGGTCTGCTGTTGAGTCCTCCGAGCTGCCGGCAACCGATGATAGTGCTGCTAAACCTGCAAAAGAAGGCGAGCTGCCTGCAAAAGAAGGCGAGCTGTCAGAAAGTCCAGCAGAGAACGCACACCCCAAGGAAACTGCCGCTGAGGAGGTCACCAAAGAGTGAAAAAAAAACTGCTCATCATTTCCTCTTGGATGAATACAAGATGTGAAGGGGACGGTACGAATTACTCGACCTCTTTTATCCCCGGAAGTAGATTTTATTAGTTTTCAAGGTAAAAACAGAACAAAGACCTCTTGGATGTACTGTCTGTTACTTAAAAATAAGCATAACATAGTAATAGTTGgagtatatgttttattttttttccttctttggatcaaacagatacatcatattTCTCTACCTTAAGGCATCtataaaatggtttttttttttttttttcttgtatttttattttatcagaCTGATCATACCATCTTCACATGCATGCAGAAGGCATACTGTACAATCTATGCATTTCACCACATGTGCCAGCGTGGCGAACAGGTGCAaattccaagccatccatcagatggttCTGCCCAAATATGGAGCTTGGTTTCCCAAGCAGTTGGGCCATGTTACTAGAAATTTTCCATTGCCAGACATTTGTTTagtaaactgtggcccacctgacccttgtgatggatggattggatctcatacctACGTGCCCTGCTTCCACGCGTATACATCAGCTGCCTTATATACACGTGGATGTGTACAAGTgcagaccattgatatgatagGTCATAATGTACATGGACCGCATGCCCCCATAGCATCTCTGAGATGGGAAGATCGGAGCCATACAGTTTTTAGCCGTTTTTAACATGGACGGTCGGAGGAATTTCATCTTGTTATTTCCAGGCGACCAGTTGGAAGGGTTAGGGATTGATCCAGACTAGCTTTTGTGCATGGTTCATCTATAGGGAGTTCCATTAGATTAACGTCTGGATAACCAACATGATGGGCCGCTGCCTGGGGTTTGATCTGGGCCAGGAGTACGAGAACCTCGCCATACatatagttgcatttggacttgttGGCATCTGCATCACATATCTAGACCGACCTTGCAGTCCACTCTCCATAGGTTGCCTAGAAAAGtcatactgattggatgatccaaaccgttcagtcAGTGgcatgcaaaaaaaataaataaaatggattgaCAAGATTGTTCactaaaaaaaaggataaaaagtcCAGTCACAGATGCTTAAAGCCATCCCAAAGCTGTGAATAAGAAGGGACTGGActtaatagacggttcagatatGTGATCTAAATGGCAAGGAGTCCAAATGCAAGTGTACATGTGTTTGCTTGTGATATTTCTGATTAACCTTGATTTATGCATGTACAAATGCATGGATCTCTGTACGATGGGAGTCCCCATCTTAACATGAATGTTGTGGGTCCCCAACTTCTAGGGCCGAAAGTCTATGCGTACAAGTGGGGGCCATGATCAAGCGATTTCTGACCATTCAATTAGTTTCTAACTAATAGCGGTAAGAAAGTATAGCAATGGTGTATTGGATACGATTGCTAGGATGGCCATCTACTGAGGGTCCCTTTATATCAATGGCTGAGATCATTAAACACTGCTGCCAACTTGTAGGAACTGAAAACCTGAGTTTACTGCTTAAAAGAGCCATGGGCCTTAACTGCTTGCTAAGATGTGTTTTGTGCTGAACGTTGGTCACATGCATATGTGCACCTGTCCACAAGTACACTAAAAAAATGTTCCGGGATGCCTTGTAATGAGATACCATAAGACTTTATAGCAGTGGAGCTGTCGCCATGTTGgaatgatgatccaaaccgttgatttgagGAGATATACAGCTGACGTTCGGTAAGGTATATCCtttacaacacctgttttacatTAGTGTACAGTGATAAAGGCCTCAATCTTTCTCATAAGGTAAGTTTCATTAAGGATGATGTGAAAAATGCAAAAAGCTAAGGCTACACCATGTGAACTTAAGGTGTCATTCAACACCACCATCACCATGCATTCGTGTATTCGGTGGTAATTACACCTTTTTGGTGCATTTGGCACCATGTAATCAATGGTAAATgaaaagctgatttttttttaaattttttttaattttttaaaatatctttGTTTTGCTGAGGTAAATGGAAAGCTGACCCCTTTCCAAAGGCAGGAAAGTCACACGAGCAACAAAGGTACCATTGGGCTATTAATCGGCTATACACAATGGCATTATCCTGAAAGAATCCACTCATCGGCTACACTGTTAAAATCACACCActagaatgatccaaactgtccaaacattagccatttaatggatggttaaaaaagggTTTGTGAGtcgcgttgtttggattgttacGTTTGTGGCCCAACCGAGGCTCcaaattttcctcattttttgtcaaagtatatattttaatgggcttattacaattattctATCAAATGTCACATATGTATGttaatttgagatattaaagctgatttaatGAAATTTAAATTATAGTGAATATAATACAATACTCTAATGCATTCTAATTAAAGGCTGTCAAACACCTTTTTTAAAATTTACTAGATTCCAATTATAAGATGACAAACACAATTGACGATTTCAACGCAGATAGAATCTAAGATAGTTGTGATTTATGTTCCAATTCATACAAATACAAGCTACCAAATGATGTTTGTTAAGACTAACGTTGTTTCCATCAACGGTGGCGATGGGCCAGGCATCCAC from Magnolia sinica isolate HGM2019 chromosome 17, MsV1, whole genome shotgun sequence encodes the following:
- the LOC131230673 gene encoding membrane steroid-binding protein 1-like; translated protein: MDTLVSTVDQLWATLKDSITAYTGLSPTTFFTVLALAMAFYYAVSSFFDSPPPPQRSRELEEKMEPLPPPVQLGEITQEELKVYDGSDPKKPLLMAIKGQIYDVSQSRMFYGPGGPYALFTGKDASRALAKMSFEDKDLTGDISGLGPFELEALQDWEYKFMSKYVKVGTVKKTVPVTDGSAVESSELPATDDSAAKPAKEGELPAKEGELSESPAENAHPKETAAEEVTKE